A single region of the Tachyglossus aculeatus isolate mTacAcu1 chromosome X1, mTacAcu1.pri, whole genome shotgun sequence genome encodes:
- the SH3PXD2B gene encoding SH3 and PX domain-containing protein 2B: MSRRTIAQVKVLDVQKRRVPNKHYVYIIKVTWSGGPTEAIYRRYSKFFDLQMQMLDKFPMEGGQKDPKQRIIPFLPGKILFRRSHIRDVAVKRLIPIDEYCKALIQLPPYISQCDEVLRFFETRPEDLNPPKEEHIGKKKAGGDGGSADPMVLEQYVAVADYQKQESSEISLSVGQLVDIIEKNESGWWFVSTADGQGWVPATCLEGQDGAQEELALQPEEEEKYTVIYPYAARDQDEISLDRGATVEVMQKNLEGWWKIRYQGKEGWAPASYLKKGSGEPFPPKLGSGLSAQSCALDLDGTAWQQNSTSREKDGLNNHRDGKLDGRQGSDGDFKRRSPKMRQRPPPRRDLTIPRGLNLPKPPVPPQVEEEYYTIADFQTTIPDGISFQAGLKVEVIEKNSSGWWYIQIEESEGWAPATFIDKYKKTSSASRPNFLAPLPTELAHLHLGEAGVENHVNSNCVEATGPARPLPEAPHNGLDSGVGWARDWKGKQPPWNASAATSGLAGYEEITDPDAEEKPSLPPRKESMIKSDGEMQERERQRLDQLKGPPPKPPGMILPMVPPKHTPPTKDGKKPEPKSEKGKLFQLKNEMGLECGHKILAKEVKKPNLRPIVKSKADTSEDKPEPPAPNPFLKSKPQVRPKPGASPRTEPSQPVDISHLRSKLRPAKSQEKPMEEETPPDGPANSPPLLGEAFSRSQERAPADAKVPPKPDVPVPKEAPPRPPPGSAKPADPELKGGQGPQQRPVVPPRRPPPPKKTTRPLPEVKEQQQDGQDTKATGTPGRPMLVPPKAKPFLNALEETRGKGGLGPKGPGKNGEAREKPGSAPVPHAEVPRDALYVALADFEGDEETSGFQEGTVFEVREKNSNGWWFCRVLSGAPSWEGWIPSNYLRKKP, encoded by the exons ATGCAGATGTTGGACAAGTTTCCAATGGAAGGTGGCCAGAAGGACCCCAAGCAAAGGATCATCCCCTTTCTGCCTG GAAAAATCCTCTTCCGTCGAAGTCACATCAGAGATGTAGCAGTGAAACGTCTGATCCCCATTGATGAGTACTGTAAG GCCCTGATCCAGTTACCCCCCTACATCTCTCAGTGTGATGAGGTCCTCCGCTTCTTTGAGACGAGACCGGAAGACCTGAACCCCCCAAAAGA GGAGCATATCGGAAAGAAGAAAGCTG GGGGAGATGGAGGTTCAGCTGACCCCATGGTGCTGGAACAATATGTGGCAGTGGCAGATTACCAAAAGCAAGAGAGCTCGGAGATCAGCCTGTCGGTAGGGCAGCTGGTGGATATCATTGAGAAAAATGAGTCCG GTTGGTGGTTTGTTAGCACTGCTGATGGGCAGGGCTGGGTCCCTGCCACCTGCTTGGAGGGTCAGGATGGAGCCCAGGAGGAACTGGCCCTGCAGCCTGAAGAAG AGGAGAAGTACACGGTGATTTACCCGTACGCGGCTCGAGATCAGGatgaaatcagtttggacagaggggCCACGGTGGAAGTGATGCAGAAGAACCTAGAGGGCTGGTGGAAGATCAG GTACCAAGGGAAAGAGGGCTGGGCCCCAGCCTCCTACCTGAAGAAGGGCAGTGGAGAGCCCTTCCCTCCAAAGCTGGGCTCTGGTCTTTCAGCCCAGTCTTGCGCCCTCGATCTGGATGGCACAGCCTGGCAGCAGAATTCAACCAGCCGAGAGAAGGATGGCCTCAACAACCACAGAGATGGAAAGCTGGATGGGCGCCAGGGCTCGGATGGGGATTTCAAACGAA GGTCGCCGAAGATGAGGCAGAGACCCCCTCCTCGCCGAGACCTGACTATA CCCCGTGGCTTGAACCTACCAAAACCCCCTGTCCCACCCCAAGTGGAGGAGGAATACTACACCATCGCGGACTTCCAGACCACCATTCCCGACGGCATCAGCTTCCAGGCAGGGCTGAAAGTCGAG GTGATCGAGAAGAACTCCAGCGGCTGGTGGTATATCCAGATCGAGGAATCGGAGGGCTGGGCTCCGGCGACCTTCATTGACAAGTACAAAAAGACCAGCAGCGCCTCACGACCTAACTTCTTAGCCCCTCTGCCCACCGAACTGGCCCACCTCCACCTGGGGGAGGCCGGGGTGGAGAACCACGTCAACAGCAACTGCGTCGAAGCCACTGGCCCAGCCCGACCGCTCCCTGAAGCCCCACACAACGGACTGGATTCCGGGGtggggtgggccagggactggaaggggaagcagccaccCTGGAATGCCTCCGCGGCCACGTCGGGCTTGGCTGGCTACGAGGAGATCACTGATCCCGacgcagaggagaagcccagccTCCCCCCACGCAAGGAATCCATGATCAAATCGGACGGGGAGATGCAGGAGAGGGAGCGGCAGAGGCTTGATCAGCTCAAGGGACCCCCGCCGAAGCCCCCGGGGATGATTTTGCCGATGGTCCCACCCAAGCACACTCCCCCAACCAAGGACGGCAAGAAGCCAGAGCCGAAATCTGAGAAAGGCAAGCTGTTCCAGCTGAAAAATGAAATGGGACTGGAGTGTGGACACAAGATATTGGCCAAAGAGGTGAAAAAGCCGAACCTCCGGCCCATCGTCAAGTCCAAAGCGGACACGTCCGAGGACAAGCCCgagccccccgccccaaaccccTTCTTAAAGTCCAAACCTCAGGTCAGGCCCAAACCGGGGGCTTCTCCGCGGACGGAGCCCTCTCAGCCAGTGGACATTTCTCACCTCCGGAGCAAGCTGAGGCCCGCCAAGTCTCAGGAGAAACCTATGGAGGAGGAGACCCCCCCAGATGGCCCTGCCAACAGCCCACCGCTCCTGGGGGAAGCTTTCAGCAGGTCTCAGGAGCGAGCTCCGGCCGACGCCAAGGTACCCCCGAAGCCGGACGTCCCCGTGCCGAAGGAGGCTCCCCCGAGACCCCCTCCGGGGTCAGCCAAACCTGCTGACCCTGAGCTCAAAGGCGGACAGGGCCCCCAGCAGAGACCAGTGGTGCCTCCCCGGAGACCCCCGCCTCCAAAGAAGACCACCCGCCCCTTGCCGGAAGTCAAGGAGCAACAGCAAGACGGGCAGGACACCAAGGCTACCGGGACTCCAGGTCGACCCATGCTGGTTCCTCCAAAAGCCAAACCATTTCTGAATGCCCTGGAGGAGACCAGGGGGAAGGGTGGCCTGGGGCCCAAGGGGCCGGGCAAGAATGGGGAGGCCAGGGAAAAGCCCGGCTCGGCCCCAGTCCCCCACGCAGAGGTCCCCAGAGATGCCTTGTACGTAGCCCTAGCTGACTTCGAAGGCGACGAGGAGACCAGCGGTTTCCAGGAGGGGACGGTGTTTGAGGTGCGGGAGAAGAACAGCAACGGCTGGTGGTTCTGCCGGGTCCTGAGCGGGGCCCCCTCATGGGAAGGCTGGATTCCTTCCAACTACCTGAGAAAGAAGCCATAg